The region AAATCAATTGAAAGACCAGAATATAAGGAAAAATTTAGGGTTAGAAGCTACGGTAAACCTAAAATAGACGGAGACGTCTACCTCGAAATAAAAAAGAAGGTTTTGGGGGTGGTTTATAAAAGAAGGGTGGCCAGTAATTACGGCGGCCTATCTCTAGACCATATTGCCTCAAACCTCGAAAGAAATTGTAGCGATTCAGATAAGTCAAATAATCAAATAGCTAATGAAATAACCTACCTTTTCAGTAACCTTATCTTAAAGCCAAAGGTCCTAATAGCCTATGACAGGAGGGCTTTATTTTCACCAGAGGATGAAGATTTCAGGGTAACCTTTGATTTTAATATCAGATATGATTTGGACTCATTAGACTTTAAGGATGAGGATATGACTCCTCTAAGTCCAGAGGTTGACGTACTGATGGAGGTTAAAAGCCTTGGTAGCTATCCAATGTGGTTTAGTAGGGCCCTAAGTGAACTTGGGATCTTTAAGGCCAGCTATTCAAAATATGCAAATGTATATAAAAAAATTATTTATCCCTTAGAAAAAAATAGAAAATTTGATGAAAAATTAGAAGAGATAGGAGAAAAAGCTTATGCTTAGCACACTAACTGGAGTAGGGGTTGCCCTAGTCCTAGGACTACTTATTGCCCTGGTACATACCTATAGGAATGTATACAGTAAAAATTTTGTTATTACACTGGTAACTCTTCCGGTTCTAGTTCAACTAGTTATCATGCTTGTTAATGGGAACTTAGGAACTGGGGTTGCTGTTATGGGAGCCTTCTCACTCGTCCGCTTTAGATCAATTGCTGGTGGGGCGCGTGAAATTACAAGTATCTTTTGGTCAATGGCTATCGGTCTAGCAGTAGGTACAGGAGCCTACCTTGAAGCAGCTGTATTTTCACTAGTAACAGCAATTATAATTATTTCCCTAAATACAATTAAATTTGGGGAAAATAACAAAACAGTTGAACGGACCCTTAAAATTACTATAGCTGAAGATTTAGATTTTCCAGGTCTCTTTGATGACATTTTAGACAAATATGCCTATCAAGTTGAAATGGATTCAGTAAAAACAACAAATATGGGAAGTCTATATGAGCTTAGATATAATGTTAAGCTAAAAGATTCTCAAGACGAAAAGAAATTAATTGACGATATTAGAGTACGTAATGGAAACCTACCAGTAAGTCTTGGTAGATTAGCACAAAATAGCGAGGTATTATAAATGAAGACAAAAACAAATGCAGGTAAGATCAGAAACTTTATTCTATTAGCAAGTACATCCCTTCTTCTTGCAGCATGTTCAAGCAAGGCTGCTACAAGTTCACAGACAACGACAACAAGCAGCACATCAACTGTCCAAACTGTTGCAACATCAACTACAGTTGACGAGACTAATGCAACAACCATTGACCTATCAAAGGAAAGTGGTTCAACCGTTGAAATTACAAAGGCCGGTACCTATATTTTAACTGGGGAATACAAGGGACAGATTCATATAAATGCCAAGGATGAAGAAGTGGTAATTATCCTTAAGAATGCAAAAATTACCTCTGATTCAGGCCCAGCCATCTACTCTGAAGCAGCTAAAAACACAGTAGTGAGCCTTCAGGGGGAAAATAG is a window of Streptococcaceae bacterium ESL0729 DNA encoding:
- a CDS encoding polyphosphate polymerase domain-containing protein, with the translated sequence MKLKNVFQRREVKYTMTFEQYKKLREAVEGLLTEDQYGLHTIYSLYYDTDDYAMIKKSIERPEYKEKFRVRSYGKPKIDGDVYLEIKKKVLGVVYKRRVASNYGGLSLDHIASNLERNCSDSDKSNNQIANEITYLFSNLILKPKVLIAYDRRALFSPEDEDFRVTFDFNIRYDLDSLDFKDEDMTPLSPEVDVLMEVKSLGSYPMWFSRALSELGIFKASYSKYANVYKKIIYPLEKNRKFDEKLEEIGEKAYA
- a CDS encoding DUF4956 domain-containing protein: MLSTLTGVGVALVLGLLIALVHTYRNVYSKNFVITLVTLPVLVQLVIMLVNGNLGTGVAVMGAFSLVRFRSIAGGAREITSIFWSMAIGLAVGTGAYLEAAVFSLVTAIIIISLNTIKFGENNKTVERTLKITIAEDLDFPGLFDDILDKYAYQVEMDSVKTTNMGSLYELRYNVKLKDSQDEKKLIDDIRVRNGNLPVSLGRLAQNSEVL